The Helianthus annuus cultivar XRQ/B chromosome 16, HanXRQr2.0-SUNRISE, whole genome shotgun sequence genome includes a window with the following:
- the LOC110919525 gene encoding uncharacterized mitochondrial protein AtMg00810-like has protein sequence MDATLFTREVDGYLLIVQIYVDDIIFGSTNDTLCKDFERVMKLKFEMSSLGEMKFFLGLQVDQMPEEIFIHQTKYVNDVLENFSMTGTSPMSTPLALNHGIHPDPTGEKLMRLCTSQ, from the coding sequence ATGGATGCTACACTCTTCACACGCGAAGTTGATGGGTACTTGCTGATCGtccaaatctacgtggatgataTAATATTTGGTTCGACGAATGACACGCTTTGCAAAGACTTCGAACGGGTCATGAAACTGAAGTTCGAGATGAGCTCATTGGGCGAGATGAAGTTCTTCTTAGGCCTACAAGTCGATCAGATGCCTGAAgaaattttcattcatcaaacaaaaTACGTTAACGACGTGTTGGAGAATTTCAGCATGACGGGAACGTCTCCGATGTCAACTCCATTGGCGCTTAATCACGGCATTCATCCGGATCCCACGGGGGAAAAGTTGATGAGACTTTGTACCAGTCAATGA